The Corynebacterium jeddahense genome has a window encoding:
- the purD gene encoding phosphoribosylamine--glycine ligase, with the protein MRILVIGSGGREHALLHAMHGHELTVAPGNAGMARLATVRPVDVASPEAIVELARDVAAELVVIGPEVPLVAGAADALAEAGIPVFGPTKAAAQLEGSKAFAKDVMAAAGVRTAAATRVESADDLAAALDEYGPRYVVKDDGLAGGKGVVVTEDRAEARAHAEAVLNAGNPVLFESFLEGPEVSLFCLVDGETVVPLKPAQDHKRAYDNDEGPNTGGMGAYAPLPWLPEDGVQTIVDEIAHPVAAEMVRRGTPYQGLLYIGAAWGPEGPAVVEFNARFGDPETQAVLSLLETPLADVLLAVAEGRLGEVGPLEWKDGYAALVVLAAEGYPQAAKTGGVITGDALDDASKVLHAGTALEGGLEGGNYLASGGRVLGAVGHGATLEEAVADAYEVIGGIELPGSFYRKDIARPAIEGAISL; encoded by the coding sequence ATGCGCATCCTTGTCATCGGCTCGGGCGGCCGCGAACACGCCCTGTTGCACGCAATGCACGGACACGAGCTCACGGTCGCGCCGGGCAACGCGGGCATGGCTCGCTTGGCGACGGTCCGTCCGGTGGACGTCGCCTCCCCGGAAGCCATCGTGGAGCTGGCCCGCGACGTCGCCGCGGAGCTCGTCGTTATCGGCCCCGAGGTACCGCTCGTGGCGGGCGCCGCGGACGCGCTCGCCGAGGCTGGGATTCCCGTGTTTGGCCCCACCAAGGCGGCCGCGCAGCTCGAGGGTTCCAAGGCGTTTGCGAAAGACGTCATGGCCGCCGCCGGCGTGCGCACCGCGGCGGCGACGCGCGTCGAGTCCGCCGACGACCTCGCGGCGGCGCTGGACGAGTACGGCCCGCGCTACGTGGTCAAGGACGACGGGCTCGCCGGCGGCAAGGGTGTCGTGGTCACCGAGGACCGCGCAGAGGCGCGCGCCCACGCCGAGGCCGTGCTGAACGCCGGCAACCCGGTGCTGTTCGAGAGCTTCCTCGAGGGCCCGGAGGTCTCCCTGTTCTGCCTGGTGGACGGGGAGACGGTCGTACCGCTCAAGCCCGCGCAGGACCACAAGCGCGCCTATGACAACGACGAGGGCCCGAACACCGGTGGCATGGGCGCCTACGCCCCGCTGCCGTGGCTGCCGGAGGACGGGGTGCAGACGATCGTGGACGAGATCGCCCACCCCGTCGCCGCCGAGATGGTGCGCCGCGGCACCCCGTACCAGGGGCTGCTCTACATCGGCGCCGCGTGGGGGCCGGAGGGCCCGGCGGTGGTGGAGTTCAACGCCCGCTTCGGGGACCCGGAGACCCAAGCGGTGCTCTCGCTGCTGGAAACCCCGCTCGCGGACGTGCTGCTCGCCGTCGCCGAGGGGCGTCTGGGCGAGGTTGGCCCGCTGGAGTGGAAGGACGGCTACGCCGCCCTCGTCGTGCTCGCCGCGGAGGGCTACCCGCAGGCGGCGAAGACCGGCGGCGTGATCACCGGCGACGCGCTCGACGACGCCTCGAAGGTGCTCCACGCGGGCACGGCACTCGAGGGCGGGCTCGAGGGCGGGAACTACCTCGCGTCCGGCGGCCGGGTGCTCGGCGCGGTCGGCCACGGCGCGACCCTCGAGGAGGCGGTAGCGGACGCGTACGAGGTCATCGGCGGCATCGAGCTGCCGGGCTCGTTCTACCGCAAGGACATCGCCCGCCCCGCGATCGAGGGGGCCATCTCCCTATGA
- a CDS encoding HIT family protein — MSTVFSKIIAGDIPGRIVYKDDTVAAFLTIEPVAYGHTLIAPVEEIDKWTDIPAGLWAHMNEVAQNVGKVIVEKFDAERAGYLIAGFEVPHAHIHVFPADDMSGYNLSSAMRHDETDDAKMDAAAEAIREGLTQQTAAK, encoded by the coding sequence ATGAGCACCGTATTCAGCAAGATCATCGCAGGCGACATCCCGGGGCGCATCGTGTACAAGGACGACACGGTCGCCGCGTTCCTCACCATCGAGCCGGTGGCGTACGGCCACACGCTCATCGCCCCGGTCGAGGAGATCGACAAGTGGACCGACATCCCGGCCGGCCTCTGGGCGCATATGAACGAGGTCGCGCAGAACGTCGGCAAGGTGATCGTGGAGAAGTTCGACGCCGAGCGCGCCGGCTACCTCATCGCCGGCTTCGAGGTGCCGCACGCGCACATCCACGTCTTCCCCGCCGACGACATGTCGGGCTACAACCTTTCGAGCGCGATGCGTCACGACGAAACGGACGACGCGAAAATGGACGCCGCCGCCGAAGCCATCCGCGAGGGGCTTACGCAGCAGACGGCAGCGAAATAG
- a CDS encoding sensor histidine kinase — protein sequence MGYSVLTATSKKPLKRQLVTAVMAVSVIGTALSSLLTFYVMRHLLIGRADDQLEEGLSTWALQSAGWQFNFGSLPSEFNQATQYPGMSDRIPRRGESSPPDYDQLTALDTPQTVTSLPGSEQPQKRWRAVAHMETNGTIQYVAKSLEPESRMLRALAWVEGSVGVLALCGIGVGSYLLVARALAPLKTVEDTALAIANGDHDRRVPAWPKDTEVGKLSYAMNTMVSRLQESLENAQTQEEQMRRFVGDASHELRTPLTSIRGYAELYRMGGDPEMVLSKIDEESARMQLLVEDLLALTRAEGARLNKKPVDVLELVMSVKDTARGAFPDRKLEVVADTPEVAMVNGDPDRLYQVLLNLVTNAFKHGGPEAEVTVTVRHNLDRVVIDVADNGRGMEAKDAEHIFERFYRADTSRTRSTGGSGLGLAITKSLVEAHGGTIRVETAPGQGSTFTISLPSAA from the coding sequence ATGGGGTACTCCGTACTGACGGCGACGTCCAAGAAGCCGCTCAAGCGCCAGCTGGTCACGGCGGTGATGGCGGTCTCCGTCATCGGCACCGCCCTGAGCTCCCTGCTCACGTTCTACGTCATGCGCCACCTGCTCATTGGCCGCGCCGACGACCAGCTCGAGGAGGGGTTGAGCACGTGGGCCCTGCAGAGCGCGGGGTGGCAGTTCAACTTCGGCTCGCTGCCGAGCGAATTCAACCAGGCGACGCAGTACCCCGGCATGAGCGACCGGATCCCGCGCCGCGGCGAGTCGAGTCCGCCCGACTACGACCAGCTCACGGCCCTGGACACGCCGCAGACCGTGACCTCGCTGCCGGGTTCTGAGCAGCCGCAGAAGCGGTGGCGCGCCGTCGCGCACATGGAAACCAACGGCACCATCCAGTACGTGGCCAAGTCCCTCGAGCCGGAGTCGCGCATGCTACGCGCGCTCGCGTGGGTCGAGGGCAGCGTCGGTGTGCTCGCGCTGTGCGGCATCGGCGTGGGGTCGTACCTCCTCGTCGCCCGGGCGCTCGCGCCGCTGAAGACGGTGGAGGACACCGCGCTGGCTATCGCCAACGGCGACCACGACCGCCGCGTGCCCGCCTGGCCGAAGGACACGGAGGTGGGCAAGCTCTCCTACGCCATGAACACGATGGTGAGCAGGCTGCAGGAGTCCCTGGAGAACGCGCAGACGCAGGAGGAGCAGATGCGTCGGTTCGTCGGCGACGCCTCCCACGAGCTGCGCACCCCGCTGACGAGCATCCGCGGCTACGCGGAGCTCTACCGCATGGGCGGCGACCCAGAGATGGTGCTGTCAAAGATCGACGAGGAGTCCGCCCGCATGCAGCTGCTCGTCGAGGACCTGCTCGCCCTCACCCGCGCAGAGGGCGCGCGCCTGAACAAGAAACCTGTCGACGTGCTCGAGCTGGTCATGTCGGTGAAAGACACCGCGCGCGGCGCGTTCCCGGACCGGAAGCTCGAGGTCGTGGCGGACACGCCGGAGGTCGCCATGGTCAACGGCGACCCGGACCGGCTCTACCAGGTGCTGCTCAACCTGGTTACCAACGCGTTCAAGCACGGCGGGCCGGAGGCGGAGGTGACCGTCACGGTGCGCCACAACCTCGACCGCGTGGTCATCGACGTCGCCGACAACGGCCGCGGCATGGAGGCGAAGGACGCGGAGCACATCTTCGAGCGCTTCTACCGCGCCGACACCTCGCGCACCCGCTCCACGGGCGGCTCGGGGCTGGGACTGGCCATCACCAAGTCCCTCGTGGAGGCTCACGGCGGCACGATCAGGGTGGAAACCGCGCCGGGCCAGGGCTCGACGTTTACTATTTCGCTGCCGTCTGCTGCGTAA
- a CDS encoding response regulator transcription factor, with the protein MTETAQNLKVLVVDDEPNIVELLTVSLKFQGFEVESANSGSAALELARTWKPDAYILDVMMPEMDGFELLSKLRAEGLDAPVLFLTAKDAVEDRIHGLTIGADDYVTKPFSLEEVVTRLRVILRRGNVTDEGEGDSTLRYADLTLNDDTHEVTKAGEIVELSPTEFNLLRYLMLNAEVVVSKAKILDNVWHYDFGGDGNVVESYISYLRRKVDTGDVQLIHTVRGVGYVLRTPRQ; encoded by the coding sequence ATGACTGAGACCGCCCAGAACCTCAAGGTGCTCGTCGTCGACGACGAACCGAACATTGTGGAGCTGCTGACCGTCTCCCTGAAGTTCCAAGGCTTCGAGGTGGAAAGCGCCAACTCGGGTTCGGCCGCCCTCGAGCTTGCGCGGACGTGGAAGCCGGACGCCTACATCCTCGACGTGATGATGCCGGAGATGGACGGGTTCGAGCTGCTGAGCAAGCTGCGCGCGGAGGGCCTCGACGCGCCGGTGCTGTTCCTCACCGCGAAGGACGCGGTGGAGGACCGCATCCACGGCCTGACCATCGGCGCGGACGACTACGTGACCAAGCCGTTCTCCCTCGAGGAGGTGGTCACCCGCCTGCGCGTGATCCTGCGCCGCGGCAACGTTACGGACGAGGGCGAGGGCGATTCGACGCTGCGCTACGCCGACCTCACGCTCAACGACGACACGCACGAGGTGACCAAGGCCGGCGAGATCGTGGAACTCTCGCCCACCGAGTTCAACCTGCTGCGCTACCTCATGCTCAACGCGGAGGTGGTCGTGTCCAAGGCGAAGATCCTGGACAACGTCTGGCACTACGACTTCGGCGGCGACGGCAACGTCGTGGAGTCATACATCTCCTACCTGCGCCGCAAGGTGGACACCGGCGACGTGCAGCTCATCCACACCGTCCGCGGTGTCGGCTACGTGCTGCGCACCCCGCGCCAGTAG
- the thrE gene encoding threonine/serine exporter ThrE, whose amino-acid sequence MANGNTLWERISGSRQRVATIDEARTSPPPSVLAPVNLADPAEVAAVMNIAARIGEILIANATTCSDAIKQIQTVCSSYGLHYVHVSITVNTITLNTIIGVEKRTPVNVFRVVTMISENYHKLQEVDRLIRSIRSGATPPELAEKILNDIDTSPIPHRNSRNLLGWTVMGFFVAMLLGGDLLMMVIGGLTAFLIMGFNKLLSRGGLPAFFHNVIGGFLATVPAAIFYDFSATAGRTIVPSQLIATGIIVLLAGLTLVQSLLDGVTGSPLNASARFFSAMLNTGGIVAGVATGLVASEVVGMPLPPVELLPGAAAYSSSLLTVLGGGMAAASFAVTCFAERPAIFLSFVTAAIGSAMYYIVLTPLGAGRLMATAACAIAVGLAGGLIARRFLINPVITAVAGVTPFLPGSWIYRGMYALMNEQILLGMMNLFTAIGTCLALAGGVVFGEWIARRIRAPQLYVPYQAFKRAGRSTFEQLRRVRGRR is encoded by the coding sequence GTGGCAAACGGGAACACACTGTGGGAGAGGATCTCCGGCTCGCGGCAGCGCGTGGCAACGATCGACGAGGCGCGCACCTCGCCGCCGCCATCCGTCCTCGCCCCGGTAAACCTGGCTGATCCGGCGGAGGTCGCCGCGGTGATGAACATCGCGGCGCGCATCGGTGAGATCCTCATCGCCAACGCGACGACGTGCTCCGACGCGATCAAGCAGATCCAGACCGTGTGTTCCTCCTATGGCCTGCACTACGTGCACGTCTCCATCACGGTGAACACCATCACGCTCAACACCATCATCGGCGTGGAAAAGCGCACCCCGGTGAACGTGTTCCGCGTGGTCACCATGATCAGCGAGAACTACCACAAGCTGCAGGAGGTCGACCGCCTCATCCGCTCCATCCGCTCGGGCGCCACCCCGCCGGAGCTCGCGGAGAAGATCCTCAACGACATCGACACCTCCCCCATCCCCCACCGCAACTCCCGCAACCTGCTGGGCTGGACGGTCATGGGCTTCTTCGTCGCCATGCTCCTCGGCGGCGACCTGCTCATGATGGTCATCGGCGGCCTCACCGCCTTCCTCATCATGGGCTTCAACAAGCTCCTCTCCCGCGGCGGCCTGCCCGCGTTCTTCCACAACGTCATCGGCGGATTCCTGGCCACGGTGCCGGCGGCGATCTTCTACGACTTCTCCGCCACCGCCGGCCGCACGATCGTGCCCAGCCAGCTCATCGCGACGGGCATCATCGTGCTGCTCGCGGGCCTCACGCTCGTGCAGTCGCTTCTCGACGGCGTGACCGGGTCCCCCCTCAACGCCTCGGCCCGCTTCTTCTCGGCCATGCTCAACACCGGCGGCATCGTCGCAGGAGTCGCCACCGGCCTCGTCGCCTCCGAGGTGGTGGGCATGCCGCTGCCGCCGGTCGAGCTGCTCCCCGGCGCCGCCGCCTACTCGAGCAGCCTGCTCACCGTCCTCGGCGGCGGCATGGCGGCGGCGTCGTTCGCCGTAACCTGCTTCGCCGAGCGCCCGGCGATCTTCCTCTCGTTCGTCACCGCCGCCATCGGTTCGGCGATGTATTACATCGTGCTCACGCCGCTCGGCGCGGGCCGGCTCATGGCCACGGCGGCCTGCGCCATCGCCGTCGGCCTCGCCGGCGGCCTCATCGCCCGCCGCTTCCTCATCAACCCGGTGATCACCGCGGTCGCGGGCGTGACCCCGTTCTTGCCGGGCTCGTGGATCTACCGCGGCATGTACGCGCTGATGAACGAGCAGATCCTGCTCGGCATGATGAACCTCTTCACCGCCATCGGCACCTGCCTGGCGCTGGCCGGCGGCGTGGTGTTCGGCGAGTGGATCGCCCGCCGCATCCGCGCCCCGCAGCTCTACGTCCCCTACCAAGCCTTCAAGCGCGCGGGCCGTTCCACCTTCGAGCAGCTGCGGAGGGTGCGCGGACGCCGGTAG
- a CDS encoding alpha,alpha-trehalose-phosphate synthase (UDP-forming), with protein MGDNAFVVVANRLPVDRVGGRYEVSPGGLVAALAPVLRSREGCWVGWPGDVGVELEPFMFNGISLVPVALDQEDFEGFYEGFSNSTLWPLYHDLIVTPEYKQEWWERYVAVNEKFARAAAGAAAHGATVWVQDYQLQLVPGMLKALRPDLTIGFFLHIPFPAPALFQQLPWRNEVLEGLKGCDLIGFQRHADEDNFRLLTTEIRTGTFPISIDLGEIEAAPEASIRNLRERVGDPEHLLLGVDRLDYTKGILQRLLAIESLLEEGKLDDIAFIQLATPSRERIEHYRTTRREVEEAIGRINGRFGDVGRPVVHYVHRSIPREQLGTYYAAADIMLVTPFKDGMNLVAKEYVAAHPGGDGALVLSEFAGAAVELHQAYLCNPFDLESVKDAIMAATEPDPARMRQMHDWVVEHDVAAWARAFLEAL; from the coding sequence ATGGGGGACAACGCGTTCGTCGTCGTGGCCAACCGCCTGCCGGTGGACCGCGTGGGCGGGCGCTATGAGGTCTCACCCGGTGGCCTCGTGGCCGCGCTCGCGCCGGTACTGCGCTCCCGGGAGGGGTGCTGGGTGGGCTGGCCCGGCGACGTCGGGGTGGAGCTCGAGCCGTTCATGTTCAACGGGATTTCGCTCGTGCCCGTTGCCCTGGACCAAGAGGACTTCGAGGGCTTCTACGAGGGCTTTTCCAACTCCACGCTGTGGCCGCTCTACCACGACCTCATTGTCACCCCCGAGTACAAGCAGGAGTGGTGGGAGCGCTACGTCGCGGTGAACGAGAAGTTCGCCCGGGCCGCGGCCGGCGCCGCCGCCCACGGCGCGACCGTCTGGGTGCAGGATTACCAGCTCCAGCTCGTGCCGGGGATGCTCAAGGCGCTGCGGCCCGACCTCACCATCGGGTTCTTCCTCCACATCCCCTTCCCCGCGCCCGCGCTGTTCCAGCAGCTGCCGTGGCGCAACGAGGTGCTCGAGGGGCTGAAGGGCTGCGACCTCATCGGGTTCCAGCGCCACGCGGACGAGGACAACTTCCGGCTGCTCACCACGGAGATCCGCACGGGCACCTTCCCCATTTCGATTGATCTTGGGGAGATCGAGGCGGCGCCGGAGGCGTCGATACGCAACCTGCGCGAACGCGTCGGCGACCCGGAACACCTCCTGCTGGGCGTGGACCGGCTCGACTACACGAAGGGGATCCTCCAGCGGCTGCTCGCGATCGAGTCGCTGCTCGAGGAGGGCAAGCTCGACGACATCGCGTTCATCCAGCTGGCCACCCCGTCGCGCGAGCGCATCGAGCACTACCGCACCACGCGCCGCGAGGTCGAGGAGGCGATCGGGCGGATCAACGGCCGCTTCGGCGACGTGGGCCGGCCGGTGGTGCACTACGTCCACCGCAGCATCCCGAGGGAGCAGCTGGGCACGTACTACGCCGCCGCCGATATCATGCTGGTCACCCCGTTCAAGGACGGGATGAACCTCGTGGCCAAGGAGTACGTCGCCGCCCACCCGGGCGGGGACGGGGCGCTCGTGCTCTCCGAGTTCGCCGGCGCCGCCGTCGAGCTCCACCAGGCGTACCTGTGCAACCCGTTCGACCTCGAATCCGTCAAGGACGCCATCATGGCTGCCACCGAGCCCGACCCGGCGCGCATGCGCCAGATGCACGACTGGGTGGTCGAGCACGACGTCGCCGCCTGGGCGCGCGCGTTCCTGGAGGCGCTGTGA
- a CDS encoding trehalose-phosphatase, giving the protein MIARAATLLVCLDFDGTLAELDPDPYAVRLHPGAEDAIRRLAALPGTEVAVLTGRHLAGIRRVLPPDLPATLVGSHGAEPGPELSPADQRYLERIERELHAIAAPPAYVEVKPYQRVLHVAPVEDAEQARAILDGARRLDARTVTEGKNVLEFSAVDITKGTWLAEHKRAFDATVFAGDDDTDETALAVLGPGDLGIKVGDKPSAAALRLADVDAMADFLTQLADERQAWSATR; this is encoded by the coding sequence ATGATCGCCCGCGCCGCCACGCTCCTCGTCTGCCTCGACTTCGACGGCACCCTCGCCGAGCTCGACCCGGACCCGTACGCCGTGCGCCTGCACCCGGGCGCGGAGGACGCCATCCGCCGCCTCGCCGCGCTGCCGGGCACGGAGGTGGCCGTGCTCACCGGGCGCCACCTCGCCGGCATTCGGCGCGTCCTGCCCCCGGACCTGCCCGCCACCCTCGTCGGCTCGCACGGGGCGGAGCCGGGTCCGGAGCTCTCCCCCGCGGATCAGCGCTACCTCGAGAGGATCGAGCGCGAGCTGCACGCCATCGCGGCGCCGCCCGCCTACGTGGAGGTTAAGCCCTACCAGCGGGTGCTCCACGTCGCACCGGTCGAGGACGCGGAGCAGGCGCGGGCGATCCTCGACGGGGCGCGGCGCCTCGACGCGCGCACGGTCACCGAGGGCAAGAACGTCCTCGAGTTCTCCGCCGTGGACATCACGAAGGGGACGTGGCTGGCCGAGCACAAACGCGCCTTCGACGCCACCGTCTTCGCGGGCGACGACGACACGGACGAGACCGCGCTCGCCGTCCTCGGCCCGGGCGACCTGGGCATCAAGGTGGGCGACAAGCCGTCCGCCGCCGCGCTGCGCCTCGCGGATGTCGACGCGATGGCGGACTTCCTCACCCAACTCGCAGACGAAAGGCAGGCATGGAGCGCCACACGCTAG
- a CDS encoding alpha/beta hydrolase family esterase, with the protein MERHTLVHQGRERRWIEVPGDSGTLLLVLHGSLQSGSVMRNFTDRTFEGLGPTVVYPDGVKHHFNDLRTGFNEDARRLKVDDVGFLTAIVERYAMPTIGCGFSNGGQMVLRLLFDAPGLLAGAATFGASMPTPDNTMVPTGNYRPTKLLSVQGTADPLVPYEGGEAGIGGANRGETRSAVDSAAFFAGLNGCAGRETQQRGGVRVDDWAGEHSVRLVTLEGAGHLVPVRKELDARLGPNPQAPTGGELLSEFFFA; encoded by the coding sequence ATGGAGCGCCACACGCTAGTCCACCAGGGGCGGGAGCGCCGCTGGATTGAGGTCCCGGGGGATTCCGGCACCCTCCTGCTCGTCCTCCACGGCTCGCTGCAGTCCGGCAGCGTCATGCGCAACTTCACCGACCGCACCTTTGAGGGCCTCGGGCCCACCGTCGTCTACCCGGACGGCGTGAAGCACCACTTCAACGACCTGCGCACCGGCTTCAACGAGGACGCGCGCCGCCTCAAGGTGGACGACGTCGGGTTCCTCACCGCAATCGTCGAGCGCTACGCCATGCCCACCATCGGCTGCGGTTTCTCCAACGGCGGGCAGATGGTGCTGCGCCTGCTGTTCGACGCCCCGGGCCTGCTTGCCGGCGCCGCCACGTTCGGCGCGTCGATGCCCACGCCGGACAACACCATGGTTCCGACTGGCAACTACCGCCCGACGAAGCTCCTCTCCGTGCAGGGCACCGCTGACCCGCTCGTGCCCTACGAGGGCGGCGAGGCCGGCATCGGGGGCGCCAACCGGGGAGAAACTCGCAGCGCCGTGGACTCCGCCGCGTTCTTCGCCGGGTTGAACGGGTGCGCGGGCCGCGAGACGCAGCAGCGAGGCGGCGTCCGCGTCGACGACTGGGCCGGCGAGCACTCCGTCCGCCTGGTCACCCTCGAGGGCGCCGGGCACCTTGTGCCGGTGCGCAAGGAGCTCGACGCGCGACTCGGCCCCAACCCGCAGGCCCCGACGGGCGGGGAGCTCCTCAGCGAATTCTTCTTTGCCTAG
- the rlmB gene encoding 23S rRNA (guanosine(2251)-2'-O)-methyltransferase RlmB codes for MAKPYERPDKQKKNKKGPTKGSGGQRRRGLRGKGATPKAEDRVYHAAHKRKLEQQRRAQGRHDREVADMVVGRNPVIECLKAKVPAEALYVAQGTGHDERLSEAVGLANSKNIPVHEVPRPQLDAMTGNGMHQGIGLKIQPYQYADFDELLESVDGPGMFVVLDNITDPRNLGAVIRSTAAFGGNGVIIPERRSAQVTGVAWRTSAGTAARLPVARVTNVTRTVKQFQDNGYTVVGLDAGGEHTLDTFDQATGPVVIVVGSEGKGISRLVRENCDVIMSVPMEDWVESLNASVAAGVVLSEFARQRRIR; via the coding sequence ATGGCGAAACCGTACGAGCGGCCCGACAAGCAGAAGAAGAACAAGAAGGGCCCGACGAAGGGCTCCGGCGGCCAGCGCCGTCGCGGCCTGCGCGGCAAGGGTGCGACCCCGAAGGCGGAGGACCGCGTCTACCACGCGGCGCACAAGCGCAAGCTGGAGCAGCAGCGTCGGGCGCAGGGCCGCCACGACCGAGAGGTCGCCGACATGGTGGTGGGCCGCAACCCCGTCATCGAGTGCCTCAAGGCGAAGGTTCCGGCGGAGGCGCTCTACGTTGCGCAGGGCACGGGCCACGACGAGCGGCTCAGCGAGGCGGTCGGTCTGGCCAACTCGAAGAACATCCCGGTGCACGAGGTGCCGCGCCCGCAGCTCGATGCCATGACGGGCAACGGCATGCACCAGGGCATCGGGCTGAAGATCCAGCCGTACCAGTACGCGGACTTCGACGAGCTGCTCGAGTCCGTCGACGGGCCCGGCATGTTCGTCGTGCTGGACAACATCACGGACCCGCGCAACCTCGGCGCCGTCATTCGCTCGACCGCGGCGTTCGGCGGCAACGGCGTGATCATCCCGGAGCGCCGCTCCGCGCAGGTCACGGGCGTGGCGTGGCGCACCTCGGCGGGCACGGCGGCGCGGCTGCCGGTGGCGCGGGTGACCAACGTGACGCGCACCGTGAAGCAGTTCCAGGACAACGGCTACACCGTCGTCGGACTCGACGCGGGCGGGGAGCACACCCTGGACACGTTCGACCAGGCGACGGGCCCGGTGGTCATCGTCGTCGGCAGCGAGGGCAAGGGCATCTCCCGGCTGGTACGCGAGAACTGCGACGTCATCATGTCGGTGCCGATGGAGGACTGGGTGGAGTCCCTCAACGCCTCCGTGGCGGCGGGCGTGGTCTTAAGCGAGTTCGCTAGGCAAAGAAGAATTCGCTGA
- the cysS gene encoding cysteine--tRNA ligase codes for MNQRIYDTKTRTLRDFEPVTPGHVSIYLCGATPQAKPHIGHLRSGVAFDIVRRWFAANGNDVAFVRNVTDIDDKILTKAKEHGRPWWEWVSTYEREFTRAYDTLGVLPPSVEPRATGHVTQMVDYMQRLIDAGFAYPREGSVYFDVKAWVRAGGDYGSLSGNRLEDMAGEDPDFALWKAAKPGEPSWPTPWGPGRPGWHLECSAMSTWYLGDTFDIHGGGLDLQFPHHENEQAQSHAAGDGFARYWMHNHWVTMAGEKMSKSLGNVLSIDNMLEQVRPVELRYYLGSAHYRSVLEYSPEALQEAAAGYRRIEEFVKRAGMPEPTTWTEGFEQALDDDFAVPKALAEIHTLVREGNKAADPKPFAAQVRAMAAVLGIDPGAWGTERAQSSNHALDVLVAAELERRATARAEKDWATADEVRDRLAAAGIEVTDTADGPQWQVKE; via the coding sequence GTGAACCAACGCATCTACGACACTAAGACCCGCACGCTGCGCGACTTCGAGCCGGTCACCCCCGGCCACGTCTCGATCTACCTGTGCGGGGCGACCCCGCAGGCGAAGCCGCACATCGGCCACCTGCGCTCCGGTGTCGCGTTCGACATCGTGCGCCGCTGGTTCGCGGCCAACGGCAATGACGTCGCCTTCGTGCGCAACGTCACGGACATCGACGACAAGATCCTCACCAAGGCGAAGGAGCACGGCCGCCCCTGGTGGGAGTGGGTGTCCACGTACGAGCGCGAGTTCACCCGCGCCTACGACACGCTCGGCGTGCTCCCCCCGTCGGTCGAGCCGCGCGCGACCGGCCACGTCACCCAGATGGTCGACTATATGCAGCGGCTCATCGACGCCGGCTTCGCCTACCCCCGCGAAGGCTCCGTCTACTTCGACGTCAAGGCTTGGGTGCGCGCGGGCGGGGACTACGGGTCGCTCTCCGGCAACCGCCTCGAGGACATGGCGGGCGAGGATCCCGACTTCGCGCTGTGGAAGGCCGCGAAGCCGGGCGAGCCGAGCTGGCCCACCCCGTGGGGGCCGGGCCGCCCGGGGTGGCACCTCGAGTGCTCGGCGATGTCCACGTGGTACCTGGGCGACACGTTCGACATCCACGGCGGCGGGCTTGACCTGCAGTTCCCGCACCACGAGAACGAACAGGCGCAGTCCCACGCGGCCGGCGACGGGTTTGCCCGGTACTGGATGCACAACCACTGGGTGACCATGGCGGGCGAGAAGATGTCGAAGTCGCTCGGCAACGTGCTCTCCATCGACAACATGCTCGAGCAGGTCCGCCCGGTGGAGCTGCGCTACTACCTCGGCAGTGCGCACTATCGCAGCGTGCTCGAGTACTCGCCGGAGGCGCTGCAGGAGGCGGCGGCCGGCTACCGGCGCATCGAGGAGTTTGTCAAACGCGCCGGGATGCCCGAGCCTACGACGTGGACGGAGGGCTTCGAGCAGGCGCTTGACGACGACTTCGCCGTGCCCAAGGCGCTGGCCGAGATCCACACCCTGGTTCGCGAGGGCAACAAGGCCGCGGACCCGAAGCCGTTCGCGGCCCAGGTGCGCGCGATGGCGGCCGTGCTCGGGATTGATCCGGGGGCGTGGGGGACCGAACGGGCGCAGTCAAGCAATCATGCCCTCGACGTCCTCGTGGCCGCCGAGCTCGAGCGGCGCGCGACCGCGCGCGCGGAGAAGGACTGGGCGACCGCCGACGAGGTGCGCGACAGGCTCGCCGCAGCCGGCATCGAGGTGACGGATACGGCCGACGGGCCGCAGTGGCAGGTGAAGGAGTAG